The following proteins are co-located in the Tiliqua scincoides isolate rTilSci1 chromosome 8, rTilSci1.hap2, whole genome shotgun sequence genome:
- the CIMAP1C gene encoding LOW QUALITY PROTEIN: protein CIMAP1C (The sequence of the model RefSeq protein was modified relative to this genomic sequence to represent the inferred CDS: substituted 1 base at 1 genomic stop codon), with protein sequence MAALKSKDNQSRHSQDPANKKYPFISAKYKGPGPGKYGRQPCTGVKDHDFTKYTEPAYTMRVKSSERLISIMESPGPCYYVDPSVSRLGIWRPISFRMPTERKKICKYKVEXVIPTPAPNEYYVEKIHPIDEPFAPAYTIGKRTYYWESSPHPAPNRYSLPGTLGPRLPINASAPAFSMASNACAWGYAKDLVRGPGPAMHARPEPSVYLNRQPSYSIAHRIVPSSKDYTPGPPDYDNDQVTIHKPRAPRFSMGIRHSDYITSTPTMGLIKD encoded by the exons ATGGCGGCTTTGAAATCCAAAGATAACCAGAGCCGCCACTCTCAGGATCCAGCCAACAAGAAGTATCCATTCATTAGTGCCAAATATAAAG GGCCAGGACCTGGGAAATATGGCAGGCAGCCTTGCACCGGTGTTAAGGATCACGACTTCACCAAATACACGGAACCAGCCTACACGATGCGTGTGAAATCTTCGGAACGAT TGATCTCTATCATGGAGAGTCCTGGGCCTTGCTATTATGTGGATCCCAGTGTTTCCCGCTTAGGAATATGGAGGCCAATATCATTCCGCATGCCAACAGAGAGAAAGAAGATATGTAAGTATAAGGTTGAGTAAGTTATTCCT ACTCCTGCCCCAAATGAGTATTACGTGGAGAAGATACACCCAATTGATGAACCCTTTGCACCAGCATATACCATTGGGAAGCGGACATACTACTGGGAGAGCAGCCCGCACCCAGCTCCCAACCGCTATAGCCTCCCAGGGACGCTGGGTCCCAGATTGCCCATCAATGCATCGGCTCCCGCGTTCTCAATGGCTTCCAATGCATGCGCGTGGGGTTACGCTAAAGACCTGGTGAGAGGTCCTGGTCCGGCAATGCATGCCCGACCGGAGCCATCTGTGTACTTGAACCGCCAGCCCAGCTACAGCATAGCCCACAGGATCGTCCCTTCTTCCAAGGACTACACACCGGGGCCCCCAGACTACGACAATGACCAGGTCACCATCCACAAGCCCAGGGCTCCACGTTTCAGTATGGGGATTCGCCATTCTGACTACATCACCAGTACTCCCACAATGGGCCTCATCAAAGATTAG